From a region of the Roseivirga sp. 4D4 genome:
- a CDS encoding tyrosine-type recombinase/integrase has translation MALYPPWILALTHNKEFIRMQKKLTNVVQFASPVASQNKTPPQKKNSIRFTESAIKKLVSKSRRIVFWCNGLAGFGIRVSPKGNKSWVYEYRLEGVHRMLTLGKYPRLSLIEARKAFVIASEKVQLGIDPATEHLEKKKAEQQAMTIKQLVPLYIEYCKSRGEKRWDEKQRVLNKELVAVIGARKVKDISFRDMANMIYEIGIKRSKATQATRFLSHTKGLFKYAKNFHGLVEFNPCADLEAPKVKKTTKRSLNTREVFAVWHNLNKMKVVPVIILGLKFMLCTMTRGIEVRTAEWSEIDLEGKVWVIPDHKAKNGRRHLVPLNSYALDILEEVKEWTDGHRYVFGWNRINNIDKSRETSENDYLKETAFNHAMRVNFDQIGIDQKFTPHDLRRTGATLLTSVGYSTDWVSKLLNHTPSGVTETHYDMFDYFEEKRAGIECIKYILDRILSSKNIDFVPSIKTLRSEFMAKGLVFEFLKEEYYLSKTIQHNSVCPSNPSSHATYTLSYDLEKL, from the coding sequence ATGGCTCTGTATCCCCCTTGGATATTGGCTTTAACGCATAACAAGGAGTTCATAAGAATGCAGAAGAAGTTAACAAATGTCGTTCAATTTGCCAGCCCGGTTGCCAGCCAGAACAAAACCCCACCACAAAAGAAAAATAGTATTCGGTTTACCGAATCAGCCATCAAAAAACTTGTGTCTAAATCTAGAAGAATTGTCTTCTGGTGTAATGGACTAGCAGGTTTTGGAATAAGGGTTTCACCTAAAGGAAATAAGAGTTGGGTTTACGAATATAGACTTGAGGGTGTTCATAGAATGCTCACTCTTGGAAAATATCCTCGCTTGTCACTAATAGAAGCGAGAAAAGCTTTTGTGATAGCTTCTGAAAAGGTTCAGCTCGGTATTGACCCAGCAACTGAACATCTTGAGAAGAAAAAGGCTGAACAACAGGCCATGACAATCAAGCAACTTGTTCCTCTCTATATTGAGTATTGCAAGTCACGTGGTGAGAAACGCTGGGATGAAAAACAGCGTGTCCTTAATAAAGAACTGGTCGCTGTAATAGGCGCAAGAAAGGTCAAGGACATTTCTTTCCGTGACATGGCCAATATGATCTATGAAATCGGGATAAAACGGAGCAAGGCAACCCAGGCAACCCGTTTTCTTTCTCATACCAAAGGGCTGTTCAAATACGCCAAGAACTTTCATGGGCTTGTCGAATTTAACCCTTGTGCCGACCTGGAGGCACCCAAGGTTAAAAAGACAACGAAACGCTCTCTTAATACAAGAGAGGTTTTTGCTGTTTGGCACAACCTTAACAAAATGAAAGTGGTTCCGGTCATTATTCTCGGACTAAAATTCATGCTCTGTACAATGACTAGGGGCATAGAAGTTCGAACCGCAGAATGGTCAGAAATTGATCTGGAAGGAAAGGTTTGGGTTATTCCTGACCATAAAGCGAAGAATGGTCGCAGACATCTTGTCCCACTTAACAGCTATGCTCTCGATATTCTTGAAGAGGTGAAAGAATGGACAGATGGGCATCGGTATGTGTTTGGTTGGAACAGGATCAACAACATTGATAAATCCCGAGAAACATCAGAAAACGATTATCTAAAAGAAACAGCTTTTAACCATGCTATGCGCGTGAACTTTGACCAGATTGGTATTGACCAGAAGTTTACGCCACATGATTTAAGAAGAACAGGAGCAACTCTATTGACCAGTGTTGGTTATTCTACTGACTGGGTTTCAAAGCTGCTAAATCATACCCCATCAGGAGTGACTGAAACTCATTATGATATGTTCGATTATTTTGAAGAAAAGAGGGCTGGCATTGAGTGTATTAAATATATCCTGGACCGTATTCTATCTTCCAAGAACATTGACTTTGTCCCATCAATCAAGACCCTCCGCTCTGAGTTTATGGCGAAGGGTCTTGTCTTTGAGTTTTTAAAGGAAGAATACTACTTAAGCAAAACTATTCAGCATAACTCTGTTTGTCCATCCAATCCTTCAAGTCACGCAACCTATACGCTTTCCTACGACCTTGAGAAGTTATAG
- a CDS encoding JAB domain-containing protein has protein sequence MRSLKSKVAEITLSYYPSIDLNDREIVTCSQDAEKLFRENWNDAQIGLIEEFKVLLLNRANRVLGISSISRGGVSGTVADPKVIFALALMGMASGIIVAHNHPSGNLKPSQADIKLTQKLSEGAKLLDITLLDHLILTAENYTSFSDDGLMPS, from the coding sequence ATGAGATCATTGAAATCCAAAGTTGCCGAAATCACCCTGTCCTATTATCCGAGTATTGACCTTAACGATAGGGAAATCGTGACCTGTTCTCAAGATGCTGAAAAGCTCTTTCGCGAAAACTGGAATGATGCACAGATAGGTCTCATAGAGGAGTTCAAAGTACTGCTTTTGAACCGCGCCAATAGGGTGCTTGGCATCTCTTCAATTTCCAGGGGTGGTGTTTCCGGGACAGTAGCAGATCCTAAGGTTATTTTTGCGCTAGCCCTGATGGGTATGGCTAGCGGTATCATTGTAGCGCATAACCACCCTTCAGGAAATCTCAAACCGAGCCAAGCCGATATCAAGCTCACTCAAAAATTGAGTGAAGGTGCGAAGTTGCTTGATATCACTTTGCTAGACCACTTGATACTGACAGCCGAAAACTACACTTCCTTTAGTGATGATGGTCTGATGCCGAGCTAA
- a CDS encoding plasmid mobilization protein translates to MDTGKPWTVKPSDLQRGILPRLIPCVMAMPSVGKAERALMQKSEKRQRTKIINFRVLPEEFNLFQQRCQASGLSKSDYFRKKCLEEKALRKRKAPNVEIEVLLKTLAQIGKVGGNLNQIARELNMGYLPITDELQLTLHHIRQLRLEIRKALGYGD, encoded by the coding sequence ATGGATACGGGCAAGCCATGGACGGTAAAACCGTCCGACTTGCAAAGGGGAATACTTCCCCGTTTGATCCCCTGTGTGATGGCGATGCCATCAGTTGGAAAAGCCGAGAGAGCCTTAATGCAAAAAAGCGAGAAACGACAGCGAACTAAGATTATCAACTTCCGAGTATTACCGGAAGAATTCAATCTGTTTCAACAGCGTTGCCAGGCTTCGGGGCTTTCCAAATCAGACTATTTCCGAAAGAAATGTCTTGAAGAAAAAGCATTGCGTAAACGCAAAGCTCCCAATGTAGAGATCGAGGTTTTATTAAAAACCCTCGCTCAGATTGGTAAAGTGGGGGGGAACCTCAACCAGATCGCACGCGAGCTTAATATGGGTTATTTGCCTATTACCGATGAGTTACAATTGACTCTTCACCATATCAGACAATTACGTTTAGAAATTAGGAAAGCTCTTGGTTATGGTGATTAA
- a CDS encoding relaxase/mobilization nuclease domain-containing protein, with protein MVINGQAVKGAKRLANHLLKDENEKVSILEISGVAINDSLYHALRDMEDMGKLTNSQSGKVLYHANINPRKNEMLTPEQYIKSCDALMEKLKFVGQPRAIVLHQKNGREHAHLVVQLADIEKRKLKPISNNYYKHKEVSRELEKSFELAKTNEEKSGRSYNQAEAQQAKRLSKRQKSIRNIIRTCYEYSKDGSDFVSRLAQNQFYLAMGKRVVVIDSLGNPLSLTRQLRHFKTSKEIKDKISDVLNNLPTVENVQAQVRSLNSSYKLENSSLELLKQKRQFRQDRQFNFVQESMTNMIDYCGRRNTNREKDRDR; from the coding sequence ATGGTGATTAACGGACAAGCTGTCAAAGGGGCAAAAAGATTGGCTAATCATCTTCTGAAAGACGAGAATGAAAAAGTCTCCATTCTTGAGATATCTGGTGTCGCTATCAATGATAGTTTGTATCACGCTTTGCGTGATATGGAAGACATGGGAAAGCTAACAAATTCGCAATCTGGAAAAGTGCTATACCATGCTAATATCAACCCTCGAAAAAATGAGATGCTGACTCCAGAGCAATACATAAAATCATGCGATGCACTCATGGAGAAACTCAAGTTTGTAGGACAGCCCCGAGCCATTGTTTTACATCAGAAGAATGGACGAGAACATGCTCATTTAGTCGTCCAGTTGGCCGATATTGAGAAAAGAAAACTTAAACCAATATCCAATAACTACTATAAACATAAGGAGGTCTCCCGAGAGCTTGAAAAGTCCTTCGAGCTTGCGAAAACAAATGAAGAAAAGTCTGGTCGATCTTACAATCAAGCAGAAGCGCAACAGGCCAAGAGGTTGAGTAAAAGACAGAAGTCCATTCGAAACATAATTCGCACTTGTTATGAGTACAGTAAAGATGGTTCAGATTTTGTCTCAAGACTTGCTCAGAATCAGTTTTACTTGGCCATGGGCAAACGAGTTGTTGTGATTGACAGTTTAGGTAATCCTTTGAGTTTAACACGCCAACTTCGTCACTTTAAAACTTCAAAGGAAATCAAAGATAAGATTAGCGATGTCTTGAATAACTTGCCGACAGTGGAGAATGTACAAGCGCAAGTAAGATCATTGAACAGTTCCTATAAGTTAGAGAATTCAAGTCTAGAATTATTGAAACAGAAACGTCAATTTAGACAAGACAGGCAATTCAACTTTGTACAGGAATCAATGACTAACATGATCGACTATTGTGGCAGGCGAAATACAAACAGGGAGAAGGACAGAGATCGTTAG
- a CDS encoding type IV secretory system conjugative DNA transfer family protein, translating to MFLLVFGHAYAILGMKPLESVAAIFIALVVLFYFRKGLIGLRRMASGGSTSTRIGRFHPDCLNYESRLMGSRVFQKWELDKKGLRNRWKTYSDKDKRGHYARIRETLKVFNLRGARETNGAAQYAGQVDFKLSSNSDSREPIFGHHEYLQYIEFWGKFSIVRVTDRFDKMRFDAWGRANLRADLSYDLRLDNGQMLSTQNWQEAKEFYELIKLKNRFTKEKRKKNTLAPFEDQFLHAYEYQLKIANGQQEALYEPHLDAIKKGQAGFGENNGLGISNKGVHIGGGKYVDKEGHFMTFGATRSGKGTSLVIPQLLNHESYPGSMIIIDVKGTLTAITARSMQEHGFETIILDPWNIQEKYNTKHSIQKDSINPLDILDIESDDLLDDCDMLAESLVPKNAETKDPYWEDRARSWVSTYLLYLAHRPDEERTLSNLRSLFKLSSEKRISLLVDMEEDYDVNVLKENAIDIRDSFEHSAKEAQGVLSHVHKELEIFKSPAMERATGSSTFDINSITNGKKRVFLIIPPERLETHAKWLRIMMSMSILATQRNKNQSVLLLMDEFPALGYMQIIDKNIGLTPEYRLQFWMILQDLNQLKKHYPKSWESFISNSVVTTWLGTSENTTAEYLSKLMGTTTVKYKSDRAISDELHGGNAQPIERLELTRQTPHAIRDYDGIYAIFGGSYPLKIAKKPYYEDDRLKALADDNPLLS from the coding sequence ATGTTCTTACTAGTTTTTGGCCATGCCTATGCGATTTTAGGCATGAAGCCTCTTGAATCAGTAGCAGCTATCTTCATAGCGCTTGTAGTTCTCTTTTATTTTCGAAAAGGCCTAATAGGGCTTCGAAGAATGGCTAGCGGTGGCTCTACATCTACCCGTATTGGTCGCTTTCATCCGGACTGCCTCAATTATGAAAGTAGGCTTATGGGAAGCCGTGTTTTTCAAAAATGGGAACTGGATAAAAAAGGGCTCCGTAACCGTTGGAAAACCTACTCTGATAAAGATAAAAGAGGTCATTATGCACGTATAAGGGAAACGCTGAAAGTGTTCAATTTGAGAGGAGCACGGGAAACCAATGGAGCAGCTCAATATGCGGGGCAGGTAGATTTTAAACTTAGTTCAAACTCAGATTCCAGAGAGCCCATATTTGGACATCATGAGTACCTACAATACATTGAGTTTTGGGGGAAATTTTCTATTGTTCGTGTAACTGACCGCTTTGATAAGATGAGATTCGATGCTTGGGGTAGGGCTAACCTTAGGGCTGACCTATCCTATGATTTAAGATTAGACAATGGCCAGATGTTAAGCACTCAAAACTGGCAAGAAGCGAAAGAGTTTTATGAGCTAATTAAGCTTAAAAACCGCTTCACTAAAGAAAAACGTAAGAAGAATACGCTTGCTCCGTTCGAAGATCAGTTTTTACATGCCTACGAGTATCAATTGAAGATTGCCAATGGACAGCAAGAGGCACTCTATGAGCCACACTTGGATGCCATTAAGAAAGGACAAGCTGGATTTGGTGAAAACAATGGACTTGGTATTTCTAACAAAGGGGTCCACATTGGTGGTGGTAAATACGTTGATAAAGAAGGTCATTTTATGACCTTTGGCGCAACGCGCTCTGGTAAAGGAACATCTCTGGTCATTCCCCAACTTCTTAACCACGAGAGTTATCCTGGTTCAATGATCATCATAGATGTGAAAGGAACTCTAACTGCTATCACTGCAAGAAGTATGCAAGAACATGGGTTTGAGACTATCATCCTTGATCCTTGGAATATTCAGGAAAAGTACAATACGAAGCATAGCATACAGAAGGACTCAATCAATCCTCTTGATATTCTGGATATAGAATCAGATGACTTGTTGGATGATTGCGATATGCTTGCGGAAAGCTTAGTCCCAAAAAATGCTGAAACCAAAGACCCCTATTGGGAGGATCGTGCCAGGAGTTGGGTGTCAACTTATCTTCTTTACTTGGCGCATAGGCCTGATGAAGAAAGAACACTTTCTAATCTCCGATCACTCTTTAAGCTCTCGTCTGAAAAGCGAATTAGCCTACTTGTGGATATGGAAGAGGATTATGATGTGAATGTCCTAAAAGAAAATGCCATTGACATCCGGGACAGCTTTGAGCATTCGGCTAAAGAAGCACAAGGTGTTCTGTCTCACGTTCACAAAGAGTTGGAGATATTCAAATCTCCTGCGATGGAACGCGCTACTGGATCATCAACCTTTGACATTAATTCAATTACCAATGGGAAGAAAAGAGTGTTTCTAATCATCCCACCAGAACGACTTGAAACACATGCAAAATGGCTAAGAATAATGATGAGCATGAGTATTCTAGCAACTCAGAGAAATAAGAACCAGTCAGTCCTCTTACTCATGGATGAGTTTCCAGCTCTGGGATACATGCAGATCATTGATAAAAATATTGGCCTAACGCCTGAGTACAGATTACAATTCTGGATGATACTTCAAGATCTTAATCAGTTGAAAAAGCATTACCCAAAATCATGGGAGTCATTTATCAGCAATAGTGTTGTAACGACTTGGTTGGGTACGAGCGAGAATACCACAGCAGAATATTTGTCAAAATTGATGGGCACAACAACCGTCAAGTATAAATCGGATCGAGCAATTTCTGATGAATTACACGGTGGGAATGCGCAACCGATTGAACGTTTAGAGCTTACTAGGCAAACACCACATGCCATTCGTGACTATGACGGCATTTATGCCATCTTCGGGGGGAGTTATCCGCTTAAGATTGCTAAAAAACCATACTACGAAGATGATCGATTAAAAGCCTTGGCAGATGATAACCCGCTACTTAGTTAA
- a CDS encoding helix-turn-helix domain-containing protein — protein sequence MEVICLEEQAFFDLIDRVVERIGKGQQELPKWINQDETMRLLNIKSPTTLQEYRNNGDIRFTQPRKRVILYDRDSINEFLDKHAKDTF from the coding sequence ATGGAAGTCATCTGCCTCGAAGAACAAGCCTTTTTCGATCTAATTGACCGCGTTGTAGAACGAATTGGTAAAGGTCAGCAAGAGCTACCCAAATGGATCAATCAAGACGAGACTATGCGGCTTTTGAACATAAAATCCCCTACCACATTGCAGGAGTACCGGAACAATGGTGATATCCGGTTCACACAACCCCGAAAAAGGGTCATTCTCTACGATAGAGATAGCATCAATGAATTTTTAGACAAACACGCAAAAGACACATTCTAA
- a CDS encoding helix-turn-helix domain-containing protein: MKEDQLYKDKLDQLGQRIRSLRIAKGYTNAEKFAYEHDISRSQYAQYEKGKDLRYTSLLKLLSAFDISIQEFFAQGFD; the protein is encoded by the coding sequence ATGAAGGAGGATCAACTTTACAAAGACAAGCTGGATCAGTTAGGGCAACGAATTCGGTCGCTGCGAATAGCCAAAGGATATACAAATGCCGAGAAGTTTGCTTATGAGCATGATATATCTCGTTCTCAATATGCACAATATGAAAAGGGAAAAGATTTGAGGTATACGAGTCTACTCAAACTCCTTAGCGCCTTTGATATCTCTATTCAGGAGTTCTTTGCTCAGGGTTTTGACTAA
- a CDS encoding PHP domain-containing protein, giving the protein MKKNTRNLLNGILALSIAGGVLMSNQKAGDEFSLYFGLLHAHTAISDGSGTPEEAYDMAKSHGLDFFAVTPHNHKSAEFGAKADRKDGVLIANDNALYNGSSVKTVTQKFASGNKELKVKPLLMAARDATDDDFLAIYGQEFSAISKGNHMNVLGIDEVIKAGNGNFNALVDRLDQLDSPPILQLNHPNVQQDLFYSGNKSSTKENMFNDYGIDAGDLGPHFSTLISKLDKYVHLIEIFSGPAMQKARKENHHDKYPHHNDYFFYLKQGFHISPSAGQDNHYKTWGMATDIRTGVFAKDLTQESVFEAFRGQRTFASEDANASVKLNIGDTFMGSNMSATIDQSLKIEVLIQDPDEDKEEAIITVYGGLVEAEDSKKATNVKQSSGRLIEETVEIGTRSIVLDQTATGDAEFYYVVVEQQDGDRIYSAPIWVNHPKKNVNQDQASIDQSTKQLFVWTKNKRSKVYHLKNCPSTQLIKDTNRQSGYTAPTGRVQHNCKIESEGN; this is encoded by the coding sequence ATGAAAAAGAATACGAGAAATTTATTAAATGGGATTCTGGCCTTAAGCATTGCGGGTGGAGTTCTGATGAGCAATCAAAAAGCTGGAGACGAATTCAGTCTTTACTTTGGGTTGTTACACGCACATACTGCCATATCTGACGGCTCAGGCACGCCGGAAGAGGCCTACGACATGGCCAAGTCTCACGGTCTTGATTTCTTTGCTGTAACTCCACACAATCACAAGTCAGCGGAATTCGGCGCAAAAGCAGATCGTAAAGATGGTGTGCTGATTGCCAATGATAATGCCCTTTATAACGGATCTAGTGTAAAGACGGTAACTCAAAAGTTTGCCAGTGGAAACAAAGAACTTAAGGTAAAGCCTTTGCTCATGGCAGCCAGAGACGCAACTGATGATGATTTTCTTGCGATTTACGGTCAAGAGTTTTCTGCGATCTCTAAGGGGAACCACATGAATGTTCTTGGAATTGATGAAGTAATAAAGGCCGGCAATGGGAATTTCAATGCCTTAGTCGATCGCCTTGATCAATTGGATAGTCCTCCCATCCTTCAGCTCAATCATCCCAATGTTCAGCAAGATTTATTCTATAGCGGAAATAAAAGCTCAACAAAGGAGAACATGTTTAACGATTACGGAATTGATGCGGGAGACTTGGGACCTCACTTTAGCACGTTGATTTCAAAACTGGATAAGTATGTACATCTCATTGAGATTTTCAGTGGACCTGCAATGCAGAAAGCAAGAAAGGAGAACCATCATGACAAATACCCACATCATAATGACTACTTCTTTTACTTAAAACAGGGGTTTCACATTTCTCCAAGCGCTGGTCAAGACAACCATTACAAAACCTGGGGAATGGCCACCGATATCCGTACTGGTGTTTTTGCGAAAGACCTAACTCAAGAAAGTGTATTTGAAGCTTTCAGAGGCCAACGTACCTTTGCCTCTGAGGATGCCAATGCAAGTGTCAAGTTGAATATTGGAGACACTTTCATGGGCTCCAATATGAGTGCTACTATAGATCAATCCTTGAAGATTGAAGTATTGATTCAGGATCCAGATGAAGATAAAGAGGAGGCTATCATTACAGTTTATGGTGGTCTAGTTGAAGCGGAGGACAGCAAGAAGGCGACTAATGTAAAGCAATCTAGCGGAAGATTAATTGAGGAAACAGTTGAAATTGGAACAAGATCGATTGTCCTTGATCAAACCGCGACCGGAGATGCCGAGTTCTATTATGTTGTTGTGGAGCAACAAGATGGTGACCGGATATATTCCGCACCGATATGGGTGAATCATCCTAAAAAGAACGTTAATCAGGATCAAGCAAGCATCGATCAAAGTACAAAGCAGCTTTTTGTTTGGACCAAGAACAAGCGTTCAAAAGTGTATCACCTAAAAAATTGTCCATCCACTCAGTTGATTAAGGATACCAATAGGCAATCAGGTTATACTGCACCAACTGGACGCGTTCAGCACAACTGTAAAATCGAATCAGAAGGTAACTAA
- a CDS encoding DUF5677 domain-containing protein yields the protein MSLIHLLPKNRYFPSEFEFWDFSSVASLARNLVENYYSFFYICIEPINSEESDFRLLLLTYHLNNEKYKFYKESGQPQNVLDEFEENLPKAKRKLEGLPFFEKIDNSKKRSILKGLQFKYLSNKEIADRIPFDTEEYQPLYRFFSNQTHSTPLAFFSQNNERGRGLESEVEVSYITMALDFAIKYLLAAILDMTKLFPDCVNQLSHQKLAIIKEEFEQRTTN from the coding sequence TTGAGCCTCATACATTTATTACCTAAAAACAGGTATTTCCCAAGTGAATTTGAGTTCTGGGACTTTTCATCAGTAGCATCACTCGCTAGGAATTTAGTCGAAAATTATTATTCATTCTTTTATATCTGTATAGAGCCAATAAACTCCGAAGAATCTGATTTCAGACTATTACTACTTACATACCACCTTAATAATGAAAAGTACAAATTCTATAAAGAGTCTGGACAACCACAGAACGTGCTCGATGAATTTGAGGAAAACCTTCCAAAAGCTAAAAGGAAGCTTGAAGGTCTTCCATTCTTTGAAAAGATTGATAATTCAAAAAAACGAAGCATTCTAAAAGGACTACAGTTCAAGTATTTGTCTAATAAAGAAATTGCAGATCGAATTCCATTCGATACAGAAGAGTACCAACCTCTTTATCGATTCTTTTCTAACCAAACTCACTCTACACCTCTTGCCTTCTTTTCTCAAAATAATGAACGTGGTAGAGGCTTAGAAAGTGAGGTTGAAGTATCCTATATTACAATGGCGCTAGATTTTGCGATCAAATATCTTCTTGCTGCCATTCTTGACATGACCAAACTATTTCCAGATTGTGTTAACCAGCTGAGTCATCAGAAGCTAGCGATTATCAAAGAAGAATTTGAGCAAAGAACTACAAATTAG
- a CDS encoding helicase-related protein, which produces MEELIQTLETQNSFDSEETFELYRTCSQYLIDDELKAQRLVVNLLNNKSKLDRSLDGILTDLVEAVGFYPYLTKEELQLDSSASLIRKEYHHSENLNKFFHEDQRYLLSLLKTDKNVIVSAPTSFGKSLLIEEFVASGAFSNLVIIQPTLALLDETRKKLNKYSDQYRLVVRTSQEPSTERGNLFLFTAERVNEYKTFPHIDFLVIDEFYKLSAKRDDERADSLNNAFNYILKEFNSKFYLLGPNIDGISPGFTEKYNAVFYKTKSSLVDTKVVDIYTPNKEVFDQTTHHRKKGYKEAVETKERILFDLLIQNRNEQSIIYCSSPSRVRQLAVKFCHYLLQSSLGHVTQELDIIEWIRENISEDWSLIKLLNNRIGIHDGALQKHITTSIINYFNNGELKYLFCTTTIIEGVNTSAKNIIFYDPTKGQRTPIDFFDYSNIKGRAGRLMIHYTGNIYNFNPVPENTQIIIDIPFFEQNPISDEVLIQLDENEILNKGSNQYDSILAIPEREKDVIKNNGVNVFGQKTIIDTLRTDIRDKYHLISWSRFPTKPQLSYILTLAWNNLRKPSETGGQMTLNALITVTQIYGYNQSIWNLVENNFAYLKGLAKYSEASDAEIRDEAIRNSFQTLKHWFEYKIPKWLSVLNSIQEFVCLEVGRRPGNYSYFSSLIENDFLRDNLAILSEFGIPGSAIRKLEPLIPASISQDEVILRIKEQNLAENRVFLEYERNKLREN; this is translated from the coding sequence ATGGAAGAATTAATCCAAACACTAGAAACTCAAAATTCTTTCGATTCTGAGGAAACCTTTGAATTATATCGAACTTGCTCTCAATATCTTATTGATGATGAGTTAAAAGCTCAAAGATTAGTGGTCAACCTACTTAATAACAAAAGCAAACTTGACCGAAGTCTAGATGGAATTTTAACTGATTTAGTAGAAGCTGTAGGGTTCTACCCTTATTTGACAAAAGAAGAACTACAACTTGATTCTTCTGCTTCTCTAATAAGAAAAGAATATCATCATTCAGAGAACTTGAACAAGTTCTTTCACGAAGATCAAAGGTACTTACTCTCACTTTTAAAAACGGACAAAAATGTGATTGTAAGTGCCCCAACGAGTTTTGGTAAAAGCCTCTTAATCGAAGAATTTGTTGCATCTGGGGCATTTTCGAATCTCGTAATAATCCAACCAACTCTGGCACTTCTAGATGAGACTCGAAAAAAACTAAATAAGTACAGTGACCAATATCGACTCGTGGTTAGAACATCTCAGGAGCCTAGTACTGAAAGAGGCAACTTGTTTCTTTTTACGGCAGAAAGAGTCAATGAATACAAGACATTTCCACATATTGATTTTCTGGTCATAGACGAGTTCTACAAATTGAGTGCAAAAAGGGACGATGAAAGAGCTGATTCTCTTAACAATGCCTTTAACTACATACTAAAAGAGTTTAACAGTAAATTCTATCTCCTTGGGCCGAACATTGACGGGATTTCTCCTGGTTTTACCGAAAAATATAATGCTGTTTTTTACAAAACGAAATCATCTTTAGTCGATACAAAAGTCGTAGATATTTATACTCCCAACAAAGAAGTATTTGATCAAACCACACATCATCGGAAGAAGGGTTACAAAGAGGCAGTTGAAACCAAAGAAAGAATACTTTTTGACTTATTGATTCAGAACAGAAATGAACAGTCAATAATATACTGCTCATCACCATCAAGAGTAAGGCAGTTAGCTGTTAAATTTTGTCATTACCTCTTACAATCTTCTTTAGGTCATGTGACACAAGAGTTGGATATCATTGAATGGATAAGAGAAAATATCTCAGAAGATTGGAGTCTTATAAAGCTTCTGAACAACAGAATCGGTATTCACGATGGTGCTCTTCAAAAACATATCACAACCTCGATAATCAATTATTTCAACAATGGTGAACTCAAGTATTTATTTTGCACAACTACAATTATCGAAGGAGTAAATACAAGTGCCAAGAATATCATCTTTTATGACCCGACCAAAGGTCAAAGAACTCCAATTGATTTTTTTGACTATTCGAACATCAAAGGTCGGGCAGGGAGACTTATGATACATTACACTGGTAATATTTACAATTTCAACCCAGTGCCTGAAAACACACAAATCATTATTGATATCCCTTTTTTTGAACAAAACCCGATTTCAGATGAAGTCTTAATTCAACTTGACGAAAATGAAATCTTAAATAAGGGTTCAAATCAATACGATTCGATTTTAGCAATACCCGAAAGAGAAAAAGATGTTATTAAAAATAACGGGGTTAATGTCTTTGGGCAAAAGACAATTATTGATACTCTAAGAACTGATATTAGAGATAAGTATCATCTTATTTCCTGGAGCAGATTTCCGACCAAACCTCAATTATCGTATATCCTAACTTTAGCTTGGAACAACCTACGAAAGCCCTCTGAAACAGGTGGACAAATGACATTAAATGCTCTTATTACCGTAACACAAATCTATGGTTACAATCAGAGTATTTGGAACCTTGTTGAAAACAATTTTGCCTACCTCAAGGGATTGGCAAAATATTCAGAGGCTTCTGATGCCGAAATTCGGGACGAGGCTATTAGGAATAGTTTTCAAACATTGAAACACTGGTTTGAATATAAAATACCAAAATGGTTATCGGTATTGAATTCAATTCAAGAGTTTGTTTGTCTAGAAGTAGGAAGAAGACCAGGTAATTATAGCTACTTTTCTAGCCTAATTGAAAATGATTTTCTTCGAGACAACCTCGCAATCCTATCAGAATTTGGAATCCCTGGTTCTGCGATAAGAAAGCTAGAACCTCTAATACCAGCCAGCATATCTCAAGACGAGGTTATTCTAAGAATTAAAGAACAGAATTTGGCCGAAAACAGAGTATTCTTGGAGTATGAGAGAAACAAATTGAGAGAAAACTAA